Proteins encoded together in one Psilocybe cubensis strain MGC-MH-2018 chromosome 8, whole genome shotgun sequence window:
- a CDS encoding NineTeen Complex (NTC) component has translation MQDGRAPRIKNRAPAAIQITAEQLLREAQERQETAFRAPKQRVEDFEELHEYRGRKRKEFEERIRRTRGSIKEWLQYANWEASQNEFARSRSIFERALDVDPRSVQLWLSYTEMELKSRNVQHARNLFDRAVTLLPRVDQLWYKYVYLEELLQNVPGARQVFERWMQWEPDDKAWQAYIKLEERYQELDRASSIYERWVAVRPEPRVWVKWGKFEEERNRFDKAREVFQTALEFYGDDEEQVEKAQAVFNAFAKMETRLKEFERARVIYKFALSRIPRSKSAALYAAYTKFEKQHGTRNTLENTVLGKRRIQYEEEISHDGKNYDVWFDYARLEEGAYRDLKDEGSTQEELDAAIGRVREVYERAVAQDYPRTRQIYQTAIQLVPHKQFTFAKLWLMFAKFEIRRLELPAARKILGTAIGMCPKEALFKGYIDLEVELREFDRARTLYEKYLEWDPSNSSAWIKFAELEAQLQDFARTRAIFELAVSQSPLSMPELLWKAYIDFEVEEGERQTARALYERLISLSGHVKVWISYALFEAEPIPLPRAEREEEEEEEEEEERKMVPGDVDLARQVFERGYKDLKSKQLKSERVALLEVWKTFEQNHGGPEDVKKVQDMMPIVTKKRHVDQETGQTVEDWDLVFADDERESNPTSFKFMQMAHAWKQAQAKNAAGGGSSSLLSGFTAASATKASEEDESEEEDQDQDQDVASSDEGSGDEE, from the exons ATGCAGGACGGTCGTGCACCAAG AATCAAAAATCGGGCGCCAGCTGCGATCCAG ATCACAGCTGAGCAGCTCCTCAGAGAG GCTCAAGAGCGGCAAGAAACCGCGTTCCGCGCACCTAAACAACGAGTCGAAGATTTCGAAGAGCTCCATGAATACCGCGGCcggaaaagaaaggaatttGAGGAGAGGATTCGAAGAACACGAGGGAGCAT CAAAGAATGGTTACAGTACGCGAACTGGGAG GCTTCTCAAAATGAATTTGCGCGTTCGCGGTCTATTTTCGAGCGTGCTCTTGATGTCGACCCACGCAGCGTCCAACTCTGGCTATCCTACACCGAAATGGAGCTGAAATCTCGCAATGTCCAACATGCCCGCAATCTCTTCGACCGTGCCGTCACCCTCCTTCCGCGCGTCGACCAACTCTGGTACAAATATGTCTACCTGGAGGAACTTCTGCAAAATGTCCCTGGGGCCCGTCAGGTGTTCGAGAGGTGGATGCAGTGGGAACCAGATGACAAGGCGTGGCAGGCATATATCAAGTTGGAGGAACGGTACCAGGAGCTTGACAGGGCAAGTTCGATTTACGAGCGATGGGTTGCTGTGAGACCAGAGCCCAGGGTGTGGGTAAAGTGGGGGAAgttcgaagaagaaaggaatcGCTTCGACAAAGCGAGGGAAGTCTTTCAGACTGCGCTGGAATTCTATGGTGATGACGAAGAACAGGTGGAGAAGGCTCAAGCGGTCTTCAACGCGTTTGCAAAGATGGAGACACGGCTGAAAGAGTTTGAACGTGCTAGGGTCATCTACAAG TTCGCCCTTTCCAGGATCCCAAGATCTAAATCCGCTGCTCTCTACGCTGCCTATACCAAATTTGAAAAGCAGCACGGAACACGGAACACTCTCGAAAACACTGTTCTTGGAAAAAGACGGATACAATACGAAGAGGAGATTTCGCATGACGGAAAGAATTATGATGTCTGGTTTGACTATGCCCGATTAGAAGAGGGTGCCTATCGAGATCTCAAAGACGAGGGCAGCACTCAGGAAGAGCTGGATGCAGCCATCGGACGTGTCCGGGAAGTCTACGAAAGGGCTGTTGCCCAG GATTACCCACGGACGCGACAAATATACCAAACAGCCATCCAGCTTGTTCCCCATAAGCAGTTCACATTCGCCAAACTGTGGCTCATGTTTGCCAAGTTTGAAATTAGACGATTGGAACTTCCCGCGGCTCGCAAGATCCTAGGTACGGCCATCGGAATGTGCCCGAAAGAGGCGCTTTTTAAAGGCTATAttgacttggaagttgaG CTTCGTGAATTCGATCGTGCACGGACATTGTATGAGAAATATCTAGAG TGGGATCCCTCGAACTCGAGCGCTTGGATCAAATTCGCCGAACTCGAAGCACAACTCCAGGATTTCGCTCGAACTCGTGCCATATTCGAGCTTGCCGTCTCACAATCACCGTTATCAATGCCCGAACTTTTATGGAAGGCATACATCGATTTCGAGGTCGAGGAAGGCGAGAGACAGACGGCGAGGGCATTGTACGAGAGGTTGATTTCTCTCAGTGGACACGTTAAAGTCTGGATTTCATATGCGCTCTTTGAGGCTGAGCCCATACCGCTTCCTAGGGcggagagagaagaagaggaggaggaagaggaggaagaggagagaaagATGGTTCCCGGTGACGTTGATCTGGCTAGACAAGTCTTCGAACGCGGCTATAAAGACTTGAAGAGCAAGCAGTTAAAGAGCGAG CGTGTGGCCCTTCTAGAGGTATGGAAGACGTTTGAGCAGAACCATGGTGGCCCCGAGGATGTCAAGAAGGTGCAAGACATGATGCCTATCGTCACCAAGAAACGTCACGTCGATCAAGAAACAGGACAGACTGTCGAAG ACTGGGATTTGGTGTTTGCGGACGACGAACGCGAGTCGAATCCAACGTCATTCAAATTCATGCAGATGGCTCATGCGTGGAAGCAAGCCCAAGCAAAAAATGCGGCGGGTGGTGGCTCGTCTTCGCTGTTGTCTGGGTTCACTGCTGCCTCCGCCACCAAAGCGAGCGAAGAGGATGAatcggaggaagaggaccaggaccaggaccaggacGTTGCAAGCTCAGACGAAGGAAGCGGCGATGAAGAATAG
- a CDS encoding D-galacturonate reductase — protein MALLARQVVASEKWRRELTKEAGRALRRTGHGVGSLHKQPQGPKWLPYLIDPLESIAMSIEVPKIKLNNGVEIPAVGLGTWQSKAGEVEKAVEYALKEVGYRHLDCAWAYGNEKEVGDGIRASGVPRSEVFITSKLWGTWHNRVEECLDQTLTNLGTDYIDLPLNPKGNHPVFPTLPSGKRDVYHEWDLKDTWKQMEELVKKGKVKSIGVSNFSEAKLELILPTATIIPAVNQLEIHVYNPQHKLLKYLKDKGIAVEAYSPLGSTNSPLFTDDVVVSIASKHSIQPSDVLLGYLLAKDIIILPKSVTPARIAANFGPAVTAAKKLDTADIEQLDGLAAAGKQKRFITPPWPVDLGFDNWPPLPA, from the exons ATGGCGCTATTGGCGAGGCAAGTGGTTGCGAGCGAAAAATGGCGGCGCGAATTAACCAAGGAGGCGGGCCGGGCACTACGGCGGACCGGGCACGGTGTTGGTTCTCTGCATAAACAACCACAGGGGCCAAAATGGCTCCCTTATCTCATCGATCCTCTCGAATCCATTGCGATGTCAATAGAAGTGCCAAAAATCAAACTTAACAATGGTGTCGAAATTCCGGCAGTTGGATTAG GAACGTGGCAATCCAAAGCAGGAGAGGTTGAGAAGGCTGTGGAATACGCCCTCAAGGAAGTGGGATACCGTCACCTTGACTGTGCTTG GGCTTATGGGAATGAGAAAGAGGTCGGCGATGGGATTCGTGCCTCTGGTGTCCCTAGGTCCGAAGTATTT ATTACCAGCAAGCTGTGGGGCACTTGGCACAACCGCGTCGAAGAATGTCTTGACCAAACACTCACCAATCTCGGCACAGATTACATTGACT TACCATTGAATCCCAAGGGGAATCACCCTGTGTTCCCCACGTTACCCAGCGGTAAGCGAGATGTCTACCACGAGTGGGACTTGAAGGATACTTGGAAGCAAATGGAAGAGCTCGTAAAGAAGG GCAAAGTTAAATCTATCGGAGTGTCCAATTTCTCGGAAGCCAAGCTCGAACTAATCCTGCCTACGGCAACGATTATTCCTGCCGTTAACCAG CTCGAGATCCACGTGTACAACCCACAACATAAGCTCCTTAAGTATCTCAAAGACAAAGGGATCGCGGTCGAGGCTTACTCACCATTGGGCTCCACCAATTCCCCATTGTTTACCGACGATGTCGTTGTAAGTATAGCATCGAAACACTCTATTCAACCATCGGATGTATTACTGGGCTACCTAC TCGCAAAGGACATAATCATCCTGCCGAAATCCGTCACTCCTGCGCGCATAGCCGCAAACTTTGGCCCTGCCGTTACAGCCGCCAAAAAGCTGGACACTGCCGACATCGAGCAGCTTGACGGGCTCGCGGCTGCCGGAAAACAGAAGAG ATTCATCACTCCCCCTTGGC CTGTCGATCTCGGCTTCGATAATTGGCCTCCTCTTCCAGCCTGA
- a CDS encoding Inositol oxygenase gives MPSAPSQNPGRDLDATSDAIDDVNVIKGKMWNEQSEFDEAKDKSKFRDYEAACDRVKNFYKEQHEKQTVAFNIKARVDFKSRKRARMGVWEAIELLNTLIDDSDPDTSMTQIEHLLQTAEAIRRDGKPEWMQLTGLLHDLGKLLLLFGSEGQWDVVGDTFVVGCKFSDKIIYPETFKNNPDYNDAVYSTEYGIYKPHCGLDNVMLSWGHDEYLYNVVKDQSTLPAEALAMIRYHSFYPWHREGAYAHLMNEKDLQVLEAVKAFNPYDLYSKSDEPCDVEKLRPYYQGLIAKFFPPVIDW, from the exons ATGCCCAGCGCTCCCAGCCAGAACCCCGGACGCGACCTCGACGCGACCTCGGACGCCATCGATGATG TGAACGTCATTAAAGGAAAAATGTGGAACGAACAATCAGAGTTCGACGAAGCGAAGGACAAGTCAAAATTCCGCGACTACGAAGCCGCTTGCGACCGCGTCAAAAACTTTTACAAGGAACAGCACG AAAAACAGACGGTTGCCTTTAACATCAAGGCGCGCGTCGACTTTAAGAGCCGAAAACGGGCTCGCATGGGCGTATGGGAAGCGATAGAGTTGCTAAATACATTGATTGATGACTCCGACCCTGAT ACCAGCATGACCCAGATTGAGCACTTGCTGCAGACAGCTGAAGCTATTCGACGAGACGGAAAACCCGAGTGGATGCAG TTGACTGGGCTGTTGCACGACCTTGGGAAATTGCTGCTACTCTTTGGATCCGAAGGACAATGGGACGTCGTTGGT GACACTTTTG TCGTTGGATGCAAGTTCTCTGACAAGATCATCTACCCTGAAACGTTCAAAAACAACCCCGACTACAACGATGCCGTATACTCTACTGAATACGGCATCTACAAGCCGCACTGTGGCCTTGACAATGTCATGCTTTCGTGGGGACACGATGAG TACCTTTACAACGTCGTCAAGGATCAATCCACTCTCCCCGCCGAGGCCCTCGCCATGATCCGCTACCACAGTTTCTATCCATGGCACAGAGAGGGTGCCTATGCCCACCTTATGAACGAAAAGGACCTTCAGGTTCTCGAGGCTGTCAAAGCTTTCAACCCATATGACCTCTACAGCAAAAGCGACGAACCTTGCGACGTCGAAAAGCTCCGCCCGTACTACCAAGGTCTCATCGCCAAATTCTTCCCCCCCGTCATCGACTGGTAA
- a CDS encoding Pdp3-interacting factor 1: MSEQAPESTLPYPPLHQDKKFIVLSDWDGTITTHDSNDYMTDTIGFGKEKRRAGNLEILAGTDNFRDGFRKMLASVAANGHTFEECKELLRKNIKLDPGFKEFYAWCKNNDIPVIIVSSGMAPLIRAVLSNLVGQEDADEIEIIANDVTVFPDGKWEIKYRHPSSGFGHDKSQAILPYRKLPEPPTLFFFGDGVSDISAAKYADVLFVKTKLDGENDLAAYCQREGIKHVLFSDFSKALPVVQSVVEGKKTINEVVV; encoded by the exons ATGTCAGAGCAAGCTCCAGAAAGCACGCTCCCATACCCACCTCTCCACCAAGACAAGAAGTTCATCGTTCTCTCCGATTG GGATGGCACGATCACCACGCATGATTCAAATGATT ATATGACCGATACCATTGGTTTTGGAAAGGAGAAACGGAGGGCAGGCAACCTCGAGATCCTGGCAGGGACCGATAATTTCAG AGATGGATTCCGGAAGATGCTGGCCAGTGTCGCAGCAAACGGACATACCTTTGAAGAATGCAAGGAGCTGCTCCGAAAAA ACATCAAACTAGATCCTGGCTTTAAGGAGTTCTACGCCTGGTGTAAAAATAACGATATCCCTGTCATTATCGTATCCAG CGGAATGGCACCCCTGATTCGAGCAGTTTTGTCTAATCTCGTAGGCCAGGAAGACGCCGATGAGATTGAGATCATTGCAAACGACGTGACCGTCTTCCCCGACGGCAAGTGGGAAATCAAATACAGACATCCATCCAG CGGATTCGGACACGACAAGTCGCAGGCGATTCTCCCATACCGTAAATTGCCGGAACCGCccacactctttttctttggcgATGGTGTATCAG ACATATCGGCAGCCAAATACGCCGACGTTCTGTTCGTCAAGACCAAGCTCGATGGGGAAAACGACCTTGCGGCGTATTGCCAAAGGGAAGGCATCAAGCACGTCCTGTTCTCGGATTTCTCAAAGGCGTTGCCTGTGGTGCAATCCGTTGTGGagggaaagaaaacaatCAACGAGGTGGTGGTATAA
- a CDS encoding TBC1 domain family member 20 encodes MTVDNVSATHRKHKHQKIDWNDLRARSLQKGGFGDERVDLWPKILNVAKPKDFADEKSRRPTESKDEVVHQDERQIGLDTDRSFVLYPVDSNTDKETLQAELHKLLVSIFRKRPRLSYFQGYHDIVTVLFLTLPPEMQLVCAEKLSLHRLRDSMGSGLEPVLGLLRVTSKLLHLADPEFAQLLERNSPLPFYALSNLLTLFSHDIPTLPLIQHVFDYLFCRPPIAVVYLATAVILSRKKEVIRLEEEDEDGMIHSLLSSLPNLADDIDEEDIIDIRPTPWKSDESPEADTSNTFFKEENDPDQIMLNNSSPYVDSTVKVESENPMDYVQNDGNRLPDSRSHSPSPTNSHEGISDNTGNATPLEHVHDDDSLSNKRDETQPKEEDADQSTRPLSETIPPVELSPPINEPTKEENHDCDIVSTIHHKPERIYLTDLLRRADALYKEFPPSHPGLALSSIMGPQSVVFTWSESFSELPSDNTAEAMVSHPELVVYPYVEIDPHQKEEGSSDDKDEKSPGGGKKSRRKRRKLRKSPFGQMEKKTMLAGTVLVLGVAMAVYGIKARNAHPSHGLLYGIAEGRGHKDWRRVSGWVGGALAGMSEKIMNGLSSGS; translated from the exons ATGACCGTAGATAATGTCTCCGCAACTCACAGAAAACACAAGCACCAGAAGATAGATTGGAATGATTTACGTGCAAGAAGCCTTCAAAAGGGAGGATTTGGAGACGAACGTGTTGACCTATG GCCGAAGATATTGAATGTAGCAAAACCCAAAGATTTTGCAGACGAAAAATCCCGCAGACCGACTGAATCTAAAGACGAAGTTGTACATCAAGATGAACGACAGATCGGGCTGGACACAGACCGCAGTTTCGTTCTCTATCCAGTGG ATTCGAATACCGACAAAGAAACATTACAGGCAGAGCTGCACAAGCTGCTTGTGTCTATCTTTCGCAAACGACCGCGCCTAAGTTATTTTCAG GGATACCATGATATTGTTACTGTCCTATTTTTGACATTACCGCCCGAAATGCAGCTAGTGTGCGCCGAGAAGTTGAGCCTACACAGACTCAGAGATTCGATGGGGTCCGGACTGGAACCTGTGCTTGGACTGCTAAG GGTAACCAGCAAACTTCTCCATCTTGCAGATCCTGAGTTTGCCCAGCTTCTGGAAAG AAATTCCCCGCTGCCTTTTTACGCGCTTTCTAATTTATTGACCCTATTCTCGCATGATATACCAACTTTGCCACTCATCCAACACGTTTTTGATTATCTATTTTGCCGTCCCCCTATTGCGGTCGTGTATCTAGCAACAGCT GTTATTCTCTCGCGTAAAAAGGAGGTCATACgattggaggaggaagacgaagatggcATGATTCATTCACTACTCAGCAGTTTACCGAACCTCGCGGACGACAttgacgaggaagatatCATAGATATACGGCCAACACCGTGGAAATCCGACGAGTCGCCCGAGGCTGACACCAGCAATACATTTTTCAAAGAGGAGAATGATCCAGATCAAATTATGTTGAATAACTCAAGCCCATACGTTGACTCCACAGTGAAAGTGGAATCAGAAAATCCAATGGATTATGTCCAAAACGATGGGAACAGATTACCCGATTCTCGCAGCCATTCCCCTTCGCCCACAAACAGTCACGAAGGTATCTCGGATAACACCGGAAACGCAACCCCTCTTGAACATGTTCACGATGATGATTCACTATCCAACAAACGCGACGAAACTCAGCcgaaagaagaagatgctGATCAAAGCACTCGTCCGCTATCGGAGACAATACCGCCAGTCGAACTAAGCCCACCTATTAACGAGCCAACAAAAGAGGAAAATCATGATTGCGACATCGTCTCTACTATCCACCATAAACCTGAGAGGATTTACCTGACCGACCTTCTGCGGCGTGCTGATGCTCTATACAAAGAGTTTCCGCCATCTCATCCAGGCCTCGCACTGTCGTCAATCATGGGTCCCCAGAGTGTCGTCTTTACGTGGTCAGAATCGTTTTCGGAGCTACCTTCAGACAATACGGCCGAAGCTATGGTATCGCACCCTGAGCTGGTCGTATATCCCTACGTGGAGATAGACCCGCATCAAAAGGAAGAAGGATCTTCTGATGATAAAGACGAAAAATCGCCAGGTGGTGGCAAAAAGTCGCGTCGGAAACGACGCAAGCTCAGAAAATCTCCCTTCGGACAGATGGAAAAGAAGACAATGTTGGCTGGGACGGTGCTGGTGCTCGGCGTGGCAATGGCGGTGTATGGCATCAAGGCGCGCAATGCGCACCCGAGCCATGGGTTATTATATGGGATCGCTGAAGGTCGGGGGCATAAAGACTGGAGGCGCGTCAGCGGGTGGGTAGGAGGCGCATTGGCCGGAATGAGCGAAAAGATAATGAACGGTCTATCTTCGGGCTCATGA